Proteins encoded in a region of the Streptomyces violaceoruber genome:
- a CDS encoding DsbA family oxidoreductase: protein MRVEIWSDIACPWCYVGKARFEKALAAFPHRDGVEVVHRSFELDPGRAKDDVQPVLTMLTAKYGMSQEQAQAGEDNLGAQAAAEGLAYRTRDRDHGSTFDLHRLLHLAKERGRHEALLDAFYRGNFADERSVFNDDERLVELAVGAGLDAEEVRAVLADPAAYADEVRADEREAAQLGATGVPFFVLDRAYGVSGAQPAEVFTQALTQAWGERTPLRLIDDGGAEACGPDGCAVPGH, encoded by the coding sequence ATGCGCGTCGAGATCTGGAGCGACATCGCCTGCCCCTGGTGCTACGTGGGCAAGGCCCGCTTCGAGAAGGCGCTCGCGGCCTTCCCGCACCGTGACGGCGTCGAGGTGGTCCACCGTTCGTTCGAACTGGACCCCGGACGGGCCAAGGACGACGTGCAGCCGGTGCTGACGATGCTCACCGCCAAGTACGGCATGAGCCAGGAGCAGGCGCAGGCCGGTGAGGACAACCTCGGCGCGCAGGCCGCCGCCGAGGGCCTGGCCTACCGCACCCGGGACCGCGACCACGGCAGCACCTTCGACCTGCACCGCCTGCTGCACCTCGCCAAGGAGCGGGGACGGCACGAGGCGCTCCTCGACGCCTTCTACCGGGGCAACTTCGCCGACGAGCGCTCCGTGTTCAACGACGACGAGCGGCTCGTGGAGCTGGCCGTCGGCGCCGGGCTGGACGCCGAGGAGGTCCGCGCGGTGCTCGCCGACCCCGCCGCCTACGCCGACGAGGTGCGCGCCGACGAGCGCGAGGCCGCCCAGCTCGGGGCCACCGGGGTGCCGTTCTTCGTGCTCGACCGGGCCTACGGAGTCTCGGGCGCCCAGCCGGCCGAGGTCTTCACCCAGGCACTGACCCAGGCGTGGGGCGAGCGCACGCCGCTGAGGCTGATCGACGACGGCGGCGCCGAGGCCTGCGGCCCGGACGGGTGCGCGGTCCCCGGCCACTGA
- a CDS encoding peptidoglycan D,D-transpeptidase FtsI family protein, whose translation MNKTIRRASVLTLLLVFALLVRATWVQFYEGRALADGKDNRRNAIETYAEPLGNIIVAGRSVTGSAQTEGGDLAYRRTYENGKLYAAVTGYASQAYAPTQLEGVYQDVLNGTDPRLRTVMDTVTGARAEPGNVVTTIDPDVQRAGFEALGDKKGAAVAIDPKTGRILSVVSTPSYDPASLTDANTAGAAWEKLTGDPDKPLTNRALRRPLPPGSTFKLVVAAAALENGLYGSVDEKTDSPDPYTLPDTTTDLTNENPNAPCENATIRTALRYSCNNVFAKMAVDLGQDELRAMAEKFGFNDETQDVPVRAYTSVYPKDMNRSSTALTGIGQFDVTATPLQMAMVSAALANGGELVSPHMVSQVTDSGGDVLEDHTDADSKRIVSSTTAEQLQSAMRTVVEQGTGSNAQIPGATVGGKTGTAQHGENNSKTPYAWFTSYAKSESSDKEVAVAVVVEQSDAARSEVSGNGLAAPVAKAMMEAALKG comes from the coding sequence ATGAACAAGACGATCAGGCGCGCCTCGGTCCTCACGCTGCTCCTGGTGTTCGCTCTGCTGGTCAGGGCGACCTGGGTGCAGTTCTACGAGGGCCGGGCGCTCGCGGACGGCAAGGACAACCGGCGCAACGCGATCGAGACGTACGCGGAGCCGCTCGGGAACATCATCGTGGCCGGCCGGTCGGTCACCGGCTCGGCGCAGACGGAGGGCGGCGACCTCGCGTACAGACGCACGTACGAGAACGGCAAGCTGTACGCGGCGGTGACGGGCTACGCCTCGCAGGCGTACGCGCCGACCCAGCTGGAGGGCGTCTACCAGGACGTGCTCAACGGCACCGATCCGCGGCTGAGGACGGTGATGGACACCGTCACCGGGGCCCGGGCCGAGCCGGGCAACGTGGTGACGACGATCGACCCGGACGTGCAGCGGGCCGGGTTCGAGGCGCTGGGCGACAAGAAGGGCGCCGCCGTCGCGATCGACCCGAAGACGGGCAGGATCCTCTCGGTCGTGTCGACCCCCTCGTACGACCCGGCGTCGCTGACCGACGCCAACACCGCCGGTGCGGCCTGGGAGAAGCTCACCGGCGACCCGGACAAGCCGCTGACCAACCGGGCGCTGCGCCGGCCGCTGCCGCCGGGCTCGACGTTCAAGCTGGTCGTGGCGGCCGCCGCGCTGGAGAACGGGCTGTACGGCTCGGTGGACGAGAAGACCGACAGCCCCGATCCGTACACCCTGCCGGACACCACGACCGATCTGACCAACGAGAATCCGAACGCCCCCTGCGAGAACGCCACGATCCGCACCGCGCTGCGGTACTCGTGCAACAACGTCTTCGCGAAGATGGCCGTCGACCTCGGCCAGGACGAGCTGCGCGCCATGGCCGAGAAGTTCGGCTTCAACGACGAGACGCAGGACGTACCGGTACGGGCCTACACCAGCGTCTACCCGAAGGACATGAACCGCTCGTCCACGGCGCTGACGGGCATCGGCCAGTTCGACGTGACGGCGACCCCGCTCCAGATGGCGATGGTCTCCGCGGCCCTCGCCAACGGCGGCGAGCTGGTCTCCCCGCACATGGTGTCGCAGGTCACCGACAGCGGCGGCGACGTCCTGGAGGACCACACCGACGCGGACTCGAAGCGGATCGTCAGCTCCACCACCGCCGAGCAGCTCCAGTCGGCCATGCGGACCGTCGTCGAGCAGGGCACCGGGTCCAACGCGCAGATCCCCGGGGCGACGGTGGGCGGCAAGACGGGCACGGCCCAGCACGGCGAGAACAACAGCAAGACGCCGTACGCCTGGTTCACCTCCTACGCCAAGTCCGAGTCGTCGGACAAGGAGGTCGCGGTGGCCGTCGTCGTCGAGCAGTCCGACGCGGCGCGCAGCGAGGTCAGCGGCAACGGCCTGGCGGCCCCGGTGGCCAAGGCGATGATGGAGGCGGCGCTCAAGGGCTGA
- a CDS encoding GNAT family N-acetyltransferase, translating into MHIALREVHDSDLPVFFRQMNDPEALRMAAFTPKDPADWDAFTAHWTKIRASRDVVRTILGDGDVVGSTAVYGEPGEREVTYWVDRAYWGQGVATAALRALLAEVRDRPLYARAAADNTGSRRVLEKCGFVTSARARGFATARGAEIDEVVLHLAK; encoded by the coding sequence ATGCACATCGCACTGCGCGAGGTTCACGACAGCGATCTGCCCGTCTTCTTCCGGCAGATGAACGATCCGGAGGCGCTGCGCATGGCGGCCTTCACTCCGAAGGACCCCGCCGACTGGGACGCGTTCACGGCCCACTGGACGAAGATCCGGGCCTCCCGCGACGTCGTGCGCACCATCCTCGGCGACGGTGACGTCGTCGGCAGCACGGCGGTGTACGGGGAGCCGGGCGAGCGCGAGGTGACGTACTGGGTGGACCGGGCGTACTGGGGACAGGGAGTCGCGACGGCCGCGCTGCGTGCCCTGCTCGCCGAGGTCCGGGACCGCCCGCTGTACGCGCGGGCGGCGGCCGACAACACGGGCTCGCGGCGCGTGCTGGAGAAGTGCGGCTTCGTGACCAGCGCGCGGGCGCGCGGGTTCGCGACCGCCCGGGGCGCGGAGATCGACGAGGTCGTCCTCCACCTCGCAAAGTGA
- a CDS encoding IclR family transcriptional regulator: MSAVETGGGAQVKSAVRTVELLEYFAGRPGMHSLASVQEAVGYPKSSLYMLLRTLVELGWVETDATGTRYGIGVRALLVGTSYIDGDEVVAAARPTLDRLSDDTTETIHLARLDGTNVVYLATRQSQHYLRPFTRVGRRLPAHSTSLGKALLSTYTDEQVRKMLPETLPALTEHTITDREKLIEELRLVREQGFAVDREENTLGLRCFGVAVPYRTPARDAISCSVPVARLTPAHEQMVKDALFDARDRLTLATRRL; this comes from the coding sequence ATGTCGGCTGTCGAGACGGGGGGCGGAGCGCAGGTCAAGTCCGCGGTGCGGACGGTTGAGCTGCTCGAGTACTTCGCCGGGCGCCCCGGTATGCACTCCCTCGCGTCGGTCCAGGAGGCCGTCGGTTATCCCAAGTCCAGCCTCTACATGCTGCTGCGCACGCTGGTGGAGCTGGGCTGGGTGGAGACGGACGCCACGGGCACGCGGTACGGCATCGGCGTACGGGCGCTGCTGGTCGGCACCTCGTACATCGACGGCGACGAGGTGGTCGCGGCGGCGCGGCCGACGCTGGACCGGCTCTCCGACGACACGACGGAGACCATCCACCTCGCCCGCCTGGACGGCACCAACGTGGTGTACCTGGCCACCCGCCAGTCCCAGCACTACCTGCGGCCGTTCACCCGGGTCGGCCGCCGGCTGCCCGCGCACTCGACCTCGCTGGGCAAGGCGCTGCTGAGCACGTACACCGACGAGCAGGTGCGCAAGATGCTCCCGGAGACCCTCCCCGCGCTGACCGAGCACACCATCACCGACCGGGAGAAGCTCATCGAGGAGCTGCGCCTGGTGCGGGAGCAGGGCTTCGCCGTGGACCGCGAGGAGAACACGCTGGGGCTGCGCTGCTTCGGCGTGGCGGTCCCCTACCGCACCCCCGCGCGGGACGCGATCAGCTGCTCGGTGCCGGTGGCCCGGCTGACGCCCGCGCACGAACAGATGGTGAAGGACGCTCTGTTCGACGCGCGGGACCGGCTGACACTGGCGACGCGTAGGCTCTGA
- a CDS encoding HAD family acid phosphatase: MHKPLRIATVTAACAVAGAVLYATGAASAGQSTANSTHEPYNIGVLAKDIDAYYGTTLDADGVYQASPDSPYAADLARVDAAAKKQIDRAARTAHHKHTRPAVVFDIDDTLLLSLDYEKKNNYGYDGATWAAYVDRADRPAVPGSPELARYADKKGVEVFYNSGLGEAQRAAAVENLKKAGADVNLDASHMFLKDKANPPSYLAHCATPGSWTCTTVQYKAGTRRHIERDLGYDVVANFGDQYSDLQGGYADRTYKLPNPTYFVE, encoded by the coding sequence ATGCATAAACCACTGCGCATCGCGACCGTCACCGCCGCCTGTGCCGTCGCCGGTGCCGTCCTGTACGCAACGGGCGCCGCCAGCGCCGGCCAGTCGACGGCCAACTCCACCCACGAGCCGTACAACATCGGGGTGCTGGCCAAGGACATCGACGCCTACTACGGCACCACGCTCGACGCCGACGGCGTCTACCAGGCCTCCCCGGACAGCCCGTACGCCGCGGACCTGGCCCGCGTCGACGCCGCCGCGAAGAAGCAGATCGACCGGGCCGCCCGCACGGCGCACCACAAGCACACCAGGCCCGCGGTCGTCTTCGACATCGACGACACGCTGCTCCTCAGCCTCGACTACGAGAAGAAGAACAACTACGGCTACGACGGCGCCACCTGGGCCGCCTACGTCGACCGGGCCGACCGCCCGGCCGTCCCCGGCAGCCCCGAGCTGGCCCGGTACGCCGACAAGAAGGGCGTCGAGGTCTTCTACAACTCCGGTCTCGGCGAGGCCCAGCGCGCCGCCGCCGTCGAGAACCTGAAGAAGGCCGGCGCCGACGTGAACCTGGACGCCTCCCACATGTTCCTCAAGGACAAGGCGAACCCGCCGTCCTACCTGGCCCACTGCGCCACCCCGGGCAGCTGGACGTGCACCACCGTCCAGTACAAGGCGGGCACCCGCCGGCACATCGAGCGGGACCTCGGGTACGACGTCGTCGCCAACTTCGGCGACCAGTACTCCGACCTCCAGGGCGGCTACGCGGACCGGACGTACAAGCTGCCCAACCCGACGTACTTCGTCGAGTAG
- a CDS encoding pectate lyase family protein — protein MSTQRWHGHATKRAAALVGCTALVLSLTAATAEARPGHHHPRDTARQTLPAGDGWASQGPGTTGGSAADAEHVYTVSTWAEFRAALAADGTAPRIIKVKGTVDAVSEGCEAFAAPGYDFDAYLEKYSPENWGMDTDLSAEPDDSPEGLRRVSAARQDRTIKANVPSNTTIIGVGRGAALKGASLQIKGVDNVIVRNLTFESPVDCFPQWDPTDGDRGNWNSEYDSAVVYGSTHVWLDHNTFTDGEHPDSAAPTYFGMLYQQHDGQLDIVKGADYVTASWNVFTEHDKTILIGNSDSESTAAVDRGHLRATFHHNLFKNLVERAPRVRFGQVDVYNNHFVASDDYAYSFGVGKESALVAEHNAFTLPAGVSPAKVLKRWNDSPLSAAHNRVNGRTVDLIAAHNAENPDAVLRSGAGWTPSLRTKVLPARAVPFVVDHGAGAGRLR, from the coding sequence ATGAGCACGCAGAGATGGCATGGGCATGCCACGAAGAGAGCCGCCGCACTCGTCGGCTGCACCGCCCTCGTGCTGAGCCTGACCGCCGCCACGGCCGAGGCCCGCCCCGGGCACCACCACCCCCGGGACACCGCCCGCCAGACGCTGCCCGCGGGCGACGGCTGGGCCTCGCAGGGCCCCGGCACCACCGGCGGGTCCGCCGCCGACGCGGAGCACGTGTACACCGTCTCCACCTGGGCCGAGTTCCGGGCCGCCCTCGCCGCCGACGGCACCGCGCCCAGGATCATCAAGGTCAAGGGCACCGTCGACGCCGTCTCGGAGGGCTGCGAGGCCTTCGCCGCGCCCGGCTACGACTTCGACGCCTACCTGGAGAAGTACTCCCCGGAGAACTGGGGCATGGACACCGACCTGAGCGCCGAGCCCGACGACAGCCCCGAGGGCCTGCGCCGCGTCTCCGCCGCACGGCAGGACCGGACCATCAAGGCGAACGTGCCCTCCAACACCACCATCATCGGCGTCGGCCGGGGCGCCGCGCTCAAGGGAGCCAGCCTCCAGATCAAGGGCGTCGACAACGTCATCGTCCGCAACCTCACCTTCGAGAGCCCCGTCGACTGCTTCCCGCAGTGGGACCCGACGGACGGGGACCGGGGCAACTGGAACTCCGAGTACGACAGCGCCGTCGTGTACGGGTCGACGCACGTCTGGCTGGACCACAACACCTTCACCGACGGCGAGCACCCCGACAGCGCGGCGCCCACCTACTTCGGCATGCTCTACCAGCAGCACGACGGCCAGCTGGACATCGTCAAGGGCGCCGACTACGTCACCGCCTCCTGGAACGTCTTCACCGAGCACGACAAGACGATCCTGATCGGCAACAGCGACAGCGAGTCCACCGCCGCCGTCGACCGCGGCCACCTCAGGGCGACCTTCCACCACAACCTGTTCAAGAACCTCGTCGAGCGCGCGCCCCGCGTCCGCTTCGGCCAGGTCGACGTCTACAACAACCACTTCGTGGCCTCGGACGACTACGCCTACAGCTTCGGCGTTGGCAAGGAGTCCGCCCTCGTCGCCGAGCACAACGCCTTCACCCTGCCGGCCGGCGTCAGCCCCGCGAAGGTGCTCAAGCGCTGGAACGACTCGCCGCTCAGCGCCGCCCACAACCGCGTCAACGGCCGCACCGTCGACCTGATCGCCGCCCACAACGCCGAGAACCCGGACGCGGTCCTCCGCTCCGGCGCGGGCTGGACGCCCTCGCTGCGTACCAAGGTCCTCCCGGCCCGGGCGGTCCCCTTCGTCGTCGACCACGGAGCGGGCGCCGGCCGGCTGCGCTGA
- a CDS encoding helix-turn-helix domain-containing protein — protein MATGLTDAKIAGRPGAGPAAAKTHVASVPARTGARDRTQAVTRACGAGFVNGR, from the coding sequence ATGGCGACCGGGCTGACCGACGCCAAGATCGCCGGGCGGCCGGGGGCGGGCCCGGCCGCGGCGAAGACCCATGTGGCGTCGGTGCCGGCGCGGACCGGCGCCCGGGACCGCACCCAGGCGGTGACCCGGGCCTGCGGGGCGGGCTTCGTGAACGGCCGATGA
- a CDS encoding rhamnogalacturonan acetylesterase — protein MSLSRRQVAAAAVSSIPLAFATTGTAQAGGRHHPRTLYIAGDSTAAQKYSDAAPETGWGMALPFFLRNGLRVANHAVNGRSSRSFVDEGRLDAVLGAIRPGDFLLIQFAHNDEKDEDPARYTEPWTTYQDYLRRYVAGARARGARPVLATPVERRRFDAEGNAVPSHGEYPAAMRALARQEGVALLDVQVLSLALWQRLGAEGTKAYFNWTATEQDNTHFNPPGAIAVARLVARELLRGRVLAHRDVRRLEEEIPGSWISWPAPATA, from the coding sequence GTGTCACTCAGCCGAAGACAGGTCGCCGCAGCCGCCGTCTCCTCCATTCCCCTGGCGTTCGCCACCACCGGGACCGCCCAGGCCGGCGGACGCCACCACCCCCGCACCCTCTACATCGCCGGGGACTCCACCGCCGCGCAGAAGTACTCCGACGCCGCGCCCGAGACCGGGTGGGGCATGGCCCTGCCCTTCTTTCTCCGCAACGGCCTTCGCGTCGCCAACCACGCCGTGAACGGGCGGAGTTCCAGGAGCTTCGTCGACGAGGGGCGGCTCGACGCCGTCCTCGGCGCGATCCGGCCCGGTGACTTCCTGCTGATCCAGTTCGCGCACAACGACGAGAAGGACGAGGATCCCGCCCGCTACACCGAGCCCTGGACGACGTACCAGGACTACCTGCGGAGGTACGTCGCCGGTGCGCGGGCCCGCGGGGCGCGGCCGGTGCTGGCCACGCCCGTCGAGCGACGGCGGTTCGACGCGGAGGGGAACGCCGTCCCGAGCCACGGGGAGTACCCGGCGGCGATGCGGGCGCTCGCGCGGCAGGAGGGCGTGGCGCTGCTCGACGTGCAGGTGCTGTCGCTCGCGCTGTGGCAGCGGCTCGGCGCCGAGGGGACCAAGGCGTACTTCAACTGGACCGCCACCGAGCAGGACAACACCCACTTCAACCCGCCGGGCGCGATCGCGGTCGCCCGGCTCGTCGCCCGGGAGCTGCTGCGCGGGCGCGTACTGGCGCACCGGGACGTGCGCCGGCTGGAGGAGGAGATCCCCGGGTCCTGGATCAGCTGGCCCGCGCCGGCCACCGCGTAG
- a CDS encoding DUF1349 domain-containing protein, whose product MTLDLPELPFPLRPYGPDGRWSYADGVLTGVAGSRQDRFVPPTGESLESVSDAPRLLGAPDGDFQLIARVSVGFRGAFDAGVLYVHVGERAWAKLCLEYSPDVPTVCTVVTRGHSDDCNSFTVEGDSVWFRVSRTGRAFAFHASLDGERWTFVRLFTLGDEEETGSALVGFLAQAPTGEGCTVTYDHLEFRPAWPADLRDGS is encoded by the coding sequence ATGACTCTTGACCTTCCCGAACTGCCGTTTCCCCTCCGTCCCTACGGGCCCGACGGCCGCTGGTCCTACGCCGACGGTGTGCTCACCGGGGTCGCCGGGTCCCGGCAGGACCGGTTCGTGCCGCCCACCGGGGAGTCGCTGGAGTCCGTGTCCGACGCGCCGCGGTTGCTGGGGGCGCCCGACGGGGACTTCCAGCTGATCGCCCGTGTGTCCGTCGGGTTCCGCGGGGCCTTCGACGCCGGGGTGCTCTACGTGCACGTGGGGGAGCGGGCCTGGGCCAAGCTGTGTCTGGAGTACTCCCCGGACGTGCCCACCGTCTGCACGGTGGTCACCCGGGGGCACTCCGACGACTGCAACTCCTTCACCGTGGAGGGCGACTCCGTCTGGTTCCGGGTCAGCCGGACCGGACGGGCCTTCGCCTTCCACGCCTCCCTCGACGGGGAGCGCTGGACCTTCGTGCGGCTCTTCACACTGGGCGACGAGGAGGAGACCGGCTCCGCCCTGGTCGGCTTCCTGGCGCAGGCGCCGACGGGGGAGGGCTGCACCGTGACCTACGACCACCTGGAGTTCCGGCCGGCCTGGCCCGCGGATCTGCGGGACGGCAGCTGA
- a CDS encoding pectinesterase family protein, protein MHPPAPSRRGFLLATAGAGAALGLAAAGPAVAGARPHPRPFGRYGSPAARRTPRTLYVDPHGRGDFTSVQSAVDAAAGDGWALVLAPGTYRETVSVDAQRTGATWIGASGDPRDVVIVYDNAAGTPKPDGSGTHGTSGSATTTVRADGFTARAVTFANDWLRADRPDWTGTQAVAIKVMGDRSAFHDCRFLGHQDTLYADSRDLALFARQYYERCYVEGDVDFVFGRATAVYEQCHFRTLVRTDLDAAPYGFVFAPSTAGANPRGYLVIRGRVSSEAPDGYYKLARPWVPSSDTTARPMLTVRETRLGAGVDAVAPYANMRDAYPWQEQRFREYRNTGPGAAVTVPDNRPQLTRAEAAAHTREAYLGDWRPYDRQHHHGRY, encoded by the coding sequence ATGCACCCACCCGCCCCGTCCCGCAGAGGCTTCCTCCTGGCGACCGCCGGCGCGGGCGCCGCCCTCGGCCTCGCGGCAGCCGGTCCCGCCGTCGCCGGCGCCCGGCCGCACCCGCGTCCCTTCGGCCGGTACGGCTCACCGGCCGCCCGCCGTACACCCAGGACCCTGTACGTCGACCCGCACGGCCGCGGCGACTTCACCTCCGTCCAGAGCGCGGTCGACGCCGCCGCCGGCGACGGCTGGGCACTCGTCCTGGCTCCGGGCACCTACCGCGAGACGGTCTCCGTCGACGCCCAGCGCACCGGGGCGACCTGGATCGGAGCCTCCGGCGACCCGCGCGACGTCGTCATCGTCTACGACAACGCGGCCGGCACCCCCAAGCCGGACGGCTCCGGCACCCACGGCACCAGCGGTTCGGCCACCACCACCGTGCGCGCCGACGGCTTCACCGCCCGCGCCGTCACCTTCGCCAACGACTGGCTGCGCGCCGACCGGCCCGACTGGACCGGCACCCAGGCGGTCGCGATCAAGGTCATGGGCGACCGCTCCGCCTTCCACGACTGCCGTTTCCTCGGCCACCAGGACACCCTCTACGCCGACAGCCGCGACCTCGCCCTCTTCGCCCGCCAGTACTACGAGCGCTGCTACGTCGAGGGCGACGTCGACTTCGTCTTCGGCCGGGCGACGGCGGTGTACGAGCAGTGCCACTTCCGCACCCTGGTCCGCACCGACCTCGACGCCGCCCCGTACGGCTTCGTCTTCGCGCCCTCCACGGCGGGCGCCAACCCGCGCGGCTACCTGGTGATCCGCGGCCGTGTCAGCAGCGAGGCCCCCGACGGCTACTACAAGCTGGCCCGCCCCTGGGTGCCCAGCTCCGACACCACCGCCCGTCCGATGCTCACCGTGCGCGAGACCCGCCTCGGTGCGGGCGTCGACGCGGTGGCGCCGTACGCCAACATGCGCGACGCGTACCCCTGGCAGGAGCAGCGGTTCCGCGAGTACCGCAACACCGGCCCCGGCGCCGCGGTCACCGTCCCGGACAACCGGCCGCAGCTCACCCGCGCCGAGGCCGCCGCGCACACCCGCGAGGCGTACCTCGGCGACTGGCGGCCCTACGACCGGCAGCACCACCACGGCCGGTACTGA
- a CDS encoding aldehyde dehydrogenase (NADP(+)): MAAAPVWSVDPRTGKQREQVAVEATAQEVDAAVRAAHAARDALADRAVRAAFLRSAADELKAAESTLVEVADAETALGPVRLTGELARTCYQLRAFADIVDEGEYLGVVVNHPDDTATPPIPDLRRYKVPLGVVAVYSASNFPFAFSVPGGDTASALAAGCPVVVKAHPDHPALSELVAKVLRRAAARHGIPDGVLGLVHGFEAGVELIKHPLVAAAGFTGSVRGGRALFDAAAARPVPIPFHGELGSLNPVVVTEAAAVERAEAIGAGLAGSMTLGVGQFCVKPGLVLVPAGDAGDGLVKSLTDAVSATDAGVLLDHRMRDNFVAGVAERAALPDVDSPVTPGSGGEHTVSAGFLTVPAARLAAEGEHDLLLEECFGPVTVVARYQDEGEVRGVLSRLPGNLTATVQLSAEEVAGEGAGTALLAEVTPLAGRVLVNGWPTGVAVAAAQQHGGPYPATTSTSTSVGGTAIERWLRPVAYQGVPEALLPVELRDDNPLGLPRRFNGVLER, encoded by the coding sequence GTGGCAGCAGCACCAGTCTGGAGTGTCGACCCCCGTACCGGGAAGCAGCGTGAACAGGTCGCCGTGGAAGCCACGGCCCAGGAGGTGGACGCCGCCGTCCGCGCCGCGCACGCCGCCCGGGACGCCCTCGCCGACCGCGCCGTCCGCGCGGCCTTCCTGCGGAGCGCCGCCGACGAGCTGAAGGCGGCCGAGAGCACCCTCGTCGAGGTGGCCGACGCGGAGACCGCGCTCGGCCCGGTCCGGCTCACCGGCGAACTCGCCCGCACCTGCTACCAGCTGCGGGCCTTCGCCGACATCGTCGACGAGGGCGAGTACCTCGGCGTGGTCGTCAACCACCCCGACGACACGGCCACCCCGCCCATCCCCGACCTGCGCCGCTACAAGGTGCCGCTCGGCGTCGTCGCCGTCTACTCGGCCTCCAACTTCCCCTTCGCCTTCTCCGTCCCCGGCGGCGACACCGCGAGCGCGCTCGCGGCCGGCTGCCCGGTCGTCGTCAAGGCGCACCCCGACCACCCGGCCCTGTCCGAGCTGGTCGCCAAGGTGCTGCGCCGGGCCGCGGCCCGGCACGGCATCCCGGACGGGGTCCTCGGCCTGGTGCACGGCTTCGAGGCGGGCGTCGAGCTGATCAAGCACCCGCTGGTCGCCGCGGCGGGCTTCACGGGCTCCGTCCGCGGTGGCCGCGCGCTCTTCGACGCGGCGGCGGCGCGTCCGGTGCCGATCCCGTTCCACGGCGAGCTGGGCTCGCTGAACCCGGTCGTCGTCACGGAGGCGGCGGCCGTGGAGCGGGCGGAGGCGATCGGCGCGGGCCTGGCGGGCTCCATGACGCTGGGCGTCGGGCAGTTCTGCGTCAAGCCCGGCCTGGTGCTCGTGCCGGCGGGCGACGCCGGCGACGGCCTGGTCAAGTCGCTCACCGACGCGGTCAGCGCCACCGACGCCGGTGTGCTCCTCGACCACCGCATGCGGGACAACTTCGTCGCAGGCGTCGCCGAGCGCGCCGCGCTGCCCGACGTGGACTCCCCGGTGACGCCGGGCTCGGGCGGCGAGCACACCGTCAGCGCCGGGTTCCTCACGGTGCCGGCGGCGCGGCTGGCGGCGGAGGGCGAGCACGACCTGCTCCTGGAGGAGTGCTTCGGGCCGGTCACCGTGGTGGCCCGCTATCAGGACGAGGGGGAGGTCCGGGGGGTGCTGTCGCGGCTGCCGGGGAACCTCACGGCGACGGTGCAGCTCTCTGCCGAGGAAGTGGCGGGAGAGGGTGCCGGGACGGCTCTCCTCGCGGAGGTGACGCCGTTGGCGGGGCGGGTGCTGGTCAACGGCTGGCCCACGGGGGTTGCCGTGGCGGCGGCTCAGCAGCATGGGGGGCCTTACCCGGCGACCACTTCGACGTCCACGTCGGTGGGGGGTACGGCGATCGAGCGGTGGCTCCGGCCGGTGGCGTATCAGGGGGTGCCGGAGGCGCTGCTGCCGGTGGAGCTCCGGGACGACAATCCGCTGGGGCTGCCGCGGCGGTTCAACGGAGTGCTCGAGCGGTAG
- a CDS encoding SigE family RNA polymerase sigma factor yields MGTVVDDAAGEFRAFFERHYAELARLAHLLTGEPDAADDLAADALLALWHRWDRVRAADHPVAYARGVVANLARTRVRAAVRERRRVALFWSQREERTENPDVAGVVDVREALRRLPFRKRACVVLRHSFDLSEKDTALALGISVGTVKSQTSKGVAELQRLLGTRTAPRAPGQVRAAIAHSGETAGGAR; encoded by the coding sequence GTGGGGACAGTCGTCGACGACGCCGCCGGGGAGTTCCGCGCCTTCTTCGAGCGCCACTACGCCGAACTGGCCCGGCTCGCCCACCTGCTGACGGGTGAGCCGGACGCCGCCGACGACCTCGCGGCGGACGCCCTGCTGGCCCTGTGGCACCGCTGGGACCGGGTGCGCGCGGCCGACCACCCGGTGGCGTACGCGCGCGGCGTCGTCGCCAATCTCGCCCGTACCCGCGTCCGGGCCGCCGTGCGCGAGCGCAGACGCGTCGCCCTGTTCTGGTCGCAGCGCGAGGAGCGGACGGAGAACCCCGACGTCGCGGGCGTGGTGGACGTGCGGGAGGCGCTGCGCCGACTGCCGTTCCGCAAACGGGCGTGCGTGGTGCTGCGGCACTCCTTCGACCTCTCCGAGAAGGACACGGCGCTCGCCCTGGGCATCTCCGTGGGGACGGTCAAGAGCCAGACGTCGAAGGGGGTGGCCGAACTCCAGCGGCTGCTCGGCACCCGGACCGCTCCCCGCGCTCCCGGGCAGGTGCGCGCGGCGATCGCGCACAGCGGTGAGACGGCGGGAGGGGCCCGGTGA